A genomic window from Lycium barbarum isolate Lr01 chromosome 4, ASM1917538v2, whole genome shotgun sequence includes:
- the LOC132637050 gene encoding uncharacterized protein LOC132637050: MEAHNCEMKRDIVEFMSRCLNCQQVKYEHQKPAGVIQRMPIPELIKSAHFILVRTTYTSEKLVKINIREIVRLHEVPILITSYLGTQFTLISGGLCRSCWFDDFAVGTWGSDLFRDSLDKVKLIQERLLMAQSKQKSYADRKVRELEFMVGERVLLKVSAMKGVMRFEKKDKLSLRFIGPLDIVQRIGEVPYELDLPHVLLDQNLAFEEERVAILNRQVRKLRSTKIALVKVQCFKRVSGVGLKFERHQKNVVPDVWFPPTRSRRRSFIREEEGSRGITIAG, encoded by the exons ATGGAAGCACACAACTGtgag ATGAAGAGAGACATTGTGGAGTTCATGTCTcggtgtttgaattgtcaacaagtgaagtatgaacaccagaagcctgctGGTGtgattcagaggatgcccataccCGA GTTGATCAAATCTGCACATTTCATACTGGTTCGGACTACTTACACTTCTGAGAAGTTGGTAAAAATCAATATCCGTGAGATAGTTCGTTTGCATGAGGTGCCCATTTTGATCACTTCGTATCTGGGCACACAATTTACTCTCATTTCTGGCGGTCTATGTAGAAGTTGTTGG TTTGATGATTTTGCGGTTGGGACGTGGGGTAGTGATTTGTTCAGGGATTCCTTGGATaaggtcaagttgattcaggAGAGACTTCTTATGGCTCAAAGTAAGCAAAAGAGTTATGCGGATAGGAAGGTTCGTGAGTTAGAGTTCATGGTTGGAGAGCGGGTCCTATTGAAGGTTTCggccatgaagggtgtgatgaggttcgaGAAGAAGGACAAGTTGAGCCTGAGGTTTATTGGCCCACTTGATATTGTTCAGCGTATTGGCGAGGTACCTTATGAGTTGGATTTACCTCATG TGTTACTTGATCAGAACTTGGCTTTTGAGGAAGAGCGGGTAGCCATTTTGAataggcaggttcggaagttgaggtcgACGAAAATTGCTTTAGTGAAAGTTCAATG TTTCAAAAGAGTCTCGGGTGTTGGATTGAAATTCGAGAGACACCAGAAAAATGTGGTGCCTGATGTCTGGTTTCCTCCTACGCGATCGCGTAGGAGGAGTTTCATTCGCGAAGAGGAGGGGTCCAGGGGGATCACAATCGCTGGTTAA